The following are encoded in a window of Collinsella aerofaciens genomic DNA:
- a CDS encoding PTS system mannose/fructose/N-acetylgalactosamine-transporter subunit IIB, translating to MTQPKILLARIDDRFIYGQDVELWNEAVGSNLVLIVNDEIAADSRQWAPMRVAAPEGVWTRFFSVQRTIDVIHTATPRQLILIMVASPSDALALVKGGVPITKISIGHMQAGEGKRPATPAVAVDDTDVAVLRELQKLGIELEIRYLPSSAPDPIGNLFN from the coding sequence ATGACTCAACCCAAGATTCTTCTCGCACGCATCGACGACCGTTTCATTTACGGACAAGACGTTGAGCTGTGGAACGAAGCCGTGGGTTCCAACCTTGTCCTAATCGTCAACGATGAGATCGCGGCAGATTCGCGCCAATGGGCACCCATGAGGGTGGCGGCGCCAGAAGGCGTTTGGACGCGGTTTTTCTCGGTGCAAAGGACCATCGACGTCATTCATACCGCAACGCCTCGCCAATTGATTCTGATCATGGTGGCCTCACCCTCCGATGCGCTCGCGCTGGTTAAGGGCGGTGTGCCGATCACCAAGATCAGCATTGGTCATATGCAGGCAGGGGAGGGCAAGCGTCCCGCAACGCCCGCAGTTGCCGTAGACGACACAGACGTCGCTGTTCTCAGAGAGCTGCAAAAGCTCGGAATAGAACTAGAAATCCGCTATCTCCCCAGTTCCGCCCCCGACCCCATCGGCAATCTGTTCAACTGA
- a CDS encoding ABC transporter ATP-binding protein: protein MIRYVLSKFSKTKGAFTFIAITTIGIVLSYAAPYVNGKFLDFLLANRSEKDAVLFALLVASIGVFSALFSYFAGTLSIRISTKLSFDLLRETVLRFERVNFLTNRTTDSAYTTQRIFTDSGVVSSFVLTNFISAPLSVVAIPFVLLVIWSVDPLLALFSILLLVAYLFVITGLRKLLYKVMYEKKEADSAFYAVIASQLNQILNIQLTSSYNKSELALDTGFEKYFPKVLHSGKLSFSLTSIDSLFAAVFQAIILIVSGVRIINGTMTIGEYTIVGAYFAVLFKTLKNTMNLFKSYQDAKASWDRMSAMGKVGPEPEQDQTGLVKIDTINRISVSKLDFTVPLPDGSPRKVLDGFSFDFSGPGTYCITGENGRGKTSLLYLLLGLYPSAGKVTYNDMPIEKCNLDYIRSDTISCCPQPCFAPDETVRDLLDYFNTPFFTKHQHMNELPSLTTSIEGLLEKRCPELSGGELRRVYLWSAISRNPSVLVLDEPTTGLDETSRAELASYVRNNKLKQLIIIVSHDNELANAAETIVSLDNASHRCANR from the coding sequence TTGATTCGGTACGTCTTATCGAAGTTTAGTAAAACAAAGGGTGCTTTCACGTTCATTGCCATCACGACGATTGGAATCGTCCTTTCCTATGCCGCACCATATGTGAACGGAAAGTTCTTAGATTTCCTTCTTGCCAATCGCAGCGAGAAGGATGCTGTGCTTTTTGCGCTCCTCGTAGCTTCAATAGGGGTCTTTTCTGCCTTATTTTCATATTTTGCAGGAACGTTATCTATCCGTATATCCACAAAGCTTTCTTTTGACCTACTCAGGGAAACCGTCTTGCGCTTTGAGCGAGTTAATTTTCTGACGAACCGAACAACCGACTCAGCCTATACGACGCAAAGGATTTTCACTGACTCAGGTGTTGTTTCTTCTTTCGTTCTAACAAACTTTATCAGCGCTCCCCTGTCTGTTGTCGCCATTCCTTTCGTGTTGCTCGTCATATGGTCGGTTGATCCACTCCTCGCACTATTCTCCATCCTCCTTCTTGTGGCATATCTCTTCGTTATTACCGGATTGCGAAAGCTTCTATATAAAGTCATGTACGAGAAGAAGGAGGCAGATAGCGCTTTCTATGCCGTAATAGCATCGCAGTTGAATCAGATTCTCAACATTCAGTTAACGTCTTCATACAATAAAAGCGAGCTAGCACTTGACACCGGATTTGAAAAGTATTTTCCAAAGGTCTTGCACTCGGGAAAGCTCTCATTCTCACTAACATCGATTGACAGCCTTTTTGCTGCCGTGTTTCAAGCGATAATACTCATCGTATCCGGAGTGCGAATCATCAATGGAACCATGACGATAGGCGAATACACCATCGTCGGTGCATATTTTGCCGTCCTATTTAAAACCTTGAAAAACACGATGAACCTGTTCAAGTCCTATCAGGATGCCAAGGCTTCGTGGGACAGGATGAGCGCCATGGGAAAGGTGGGACCGGAACCAGAGCAAGATCAGACAGGTTTAGTCAAGATTGACACAATAAATCGCATTTCTGTTTCCAAGTTGGATTTTACGGTACCCCTTCCAGACGGATCTCCCCGAAAGGTTCTTGACGGATTTTCCTTCGATTTCTCCGGCCCTGGAACATACTGCATAACCGGAGAAAATGGAAGAGGAAAAACGTCGCTCCTTTACCTGCTCCTTGGGCTGTATCCATCGGCAGGCAAAGTAACATACAACGACATGCCGATTGAAAAATGCAATTTGGATTACATACGTTCAGACACGATATCGTGCTGCCCCCAACCGTGCTTCGCTCCAGATGAGACGGTTCGGGACCTGTTGGATTATTTCAACACCCCATTTTTTACAAAGCACCAGCATATGAATGAGCTACCGTCGTTGACAACCAGCATAGAGGGCTTGCTTGAGAAACGTTGTCCTGAACTTTCGGGTGGTGAGCTGCGCCGTGTATACTTGTGGTCGGCAATTTCCCGTAATCCATCAGTCTTGGTGCTCGATGAGCCTACAACTGGATTGGATGAAACAAGCCGAGCCGAACTCGCTTCGTATGTCAGAAACAACAAATTGAAACAGCTCATTATCATTGTTTCACATGATAATGAGCTGGCAAATGCAGCGGAAACGATCGTCAGTCTAGATAACGCGTCACACCGTTGCGCAAATCGATAG
- a CDS encoding radical SAM protein, with product MGRVSENKYTNVLRAPHHVALDITNKCNLRCLHCYNSSGENEVMHDELTSDELFVFAKEMADMSLYSMCFCGGETLLRSKDILRCLPILRDGNVAASLVTNGLLLTESLLRDLEDSGLKSIQFSLDGIGSAHDRLRGHEGAFEIVEEAVATVLNHSDLHLAIAFTPTSFNTEQFPDVISLLDEIFTKSNRPKRTPGDFIELRVQPLMVLGRARKNTFIRPDYSQYRTLIHTIQEDDFLRKHPNVRPQWGDPVDHLIRFSDNRYLLDQVSVHANGDIVVSPYIPLVVGNIRNHPLEDYWNNGLSSIWSTKLVQDLCNHMWTIDDMERMSDTICDIDMGGDLHVDLIDDTADELLNSSLKEMLG from the coding sequence ATGGGACGAGTTTCGGAAAACAAGTACACCAACGTTCTCAGAGCGCCACATCACGTCGCCCTTGACATAACAAACAAGTGCAACTTGAGATGTCTGCACTGCTATAACAGCAGCGGCGAGAATGAGGTCATGCACGACGAGTTGACCTCAGATGAACTTTTTGTTTTCGCAAAGGAAATGGCAGACATGTCGCTTTACAGCATGTGTTTCTGTGGAGGAGAAACCTTGTTGCGCAGTAAAGATATCTTGCGCTGCCTTCCCATATTGCGAGATGGGAATGTTGCAGCGAGCCTGGTAACCAACGGGCTTCTCCTCACGGAATCCCTTCTCCGAGATTTAGAAGATTCCGGACTCAAAAGCATCCAATTTAGCCTAGACGGCATTGGGTCAGCTCACGATAGGCTGAGGGGACATGAGGGAGCCTTCGAAATCGTCGAAGAAGCAGTTGCCACCGTACTCAACCATTCCGATTTGCACCTTGCTATCGCATTTACGCCCACGTCGTTCAACACCGAACAGTTTCCCGATGTCATCTCACTATTAGATGAGATTTTCACCAAATCTAACAGGCCGAAGAGGACGCCGGGTGACTTTATCGAACTACGTGTCCAACCCCTCATGGTTTTGGGCCGTGCGCGAAAGAACACATTTATTAGACCGGACTATTCCCAATACCGTACGTTGATTCACACCATTCAAGAGGACGACTTCCTTCGGAAGCACCCGAATGTCCGACCGCAATGGGGCGACCCCGTCGACCATCTAATTCGCTTCTCTGATAACCGATATCTATTAGATCAGGTTTCAGTGCACGCAAACGGCGACATCGTCGTTTCTCCGTATATCCCGTTAGTGGTTGGCAACATCAGAAACCACCCTCTTGAGGATTACTGGAACAACGGACTTAGCTCAATTTGGTCCACAAAACTGGTTCAAGACCTCTGTAACCACATGTGGACCATTGACGACATGGAGCGTATGTCCGACACAATTTGCGATATAGATATGGGAGGTGATCTACACGTTGACCTGATTGATGATACCGCGGATGAACTGTTGAACTCATCGTTGAAGGAGATGTTGGGTTAA
- a CDS encoding IS30 family transposase, producing the protein MSRPKPSGRSYGRLTRHERNTVERMLDRNRSAREIAAELGRSPSTVTREVAAHRYVTAPRSRYGEPAPADLSGACPRLSAWPRCCNGCSHRRGYGCSRRPRVFYSARRAQEAADAELSASRSGIDETEEGAAAKLAAIRDGLARGLSPQQIAATTPGLSASTVYRWVDAGYDGMTNMELRRKVGYRPRSRRAPKRATSHSARRSHASFLALGEDACAAAWEMDTVEGPRGDSARLLTLLHRPSRFQLALPLPDGTCASVLAALSSLRGVLGEDGARRAFGAVLTDNGSEFADEGAIAALFGERDGETRLFYCDPRQSQQKGACEKNHVEIRKLLPKGAGARFDRLTAADCALLMSQVNSEPRGALGFLTPARVLRAALGEDASALMDAFGIEELAPGELDLTPGCIDRARAARGEGPLAG; encoded by the coding sequence ATGTCCAGACCCAAGCCGTCCGGAAGGTCGTACGGGAGGCTCACGAGGCACGAGAGGAACACGGTCGAGAGGATGCTCGACCGCAACCGCAGCGCCCGCGAGATCGCCGCGGAGCTCGGCAGGTCGCCGTCGACCGTGACCAGGGAGGTGGCGGCGCACCGCTACGTCACCGCGCCGCGCTCGCGCTACGGCGAGCCCGCGCCCGCGGACCTGTCGGGGGCCTGCCCCAGGCTCTCCGCGTGGCCGAGGTGCTGCAACGGCTGCTCGCACAGGAGGGGCTACGGCTGCTCGAGGAGGCCCAGGGTGTTCTACAGCGCCAGGAGGGCGCAGGAGGCGGCCGACGCCGAGCTCTCGGCGAGCAGGTCCGGGATCGACGAGACCGAGGAGGGCGCCGCCGCCAAGCTAGCGGCCATCAGGGACGGGCTCGCGCGCGGGCTCTCCCCGCAGCAGATAGCGGCGACGACCCCCGGGCTCAGCGCCTCCACCGTCTACAGGTGGGTGGACGCCGGCTACGACGGCATGACGAACATGGAGCTCAGGCGCAAGGTCGGCTACAGGCCGAGGTCGCGCCGGGCCCCGAAGAGGGCGACGTCCCACTCGGCGCGCAGGTCGCACGCGTCGTTCCTCGCGCTCGGCGAGGACGCCTGCGCCGCGGCCTGGGAGATGGACACCGTCGAGGGCCCCAGGGGCGACTCCGCCAGGCTCCTCACGCTCCTGCACCGCCCGAGCCGCTTCCAGCTGGCCCTGCCGCTGCCGGACGGCACGTGCGCCTCGGTCCTGGCGGCGCTCTCCTCCCTGCGCGGGGTCCTCGGCGAGGACGGCGCGAGGCGCGCCTTCGGCGCCGTGCTCACCGACAACGGGAGCGAGTTCGCCGACGAGGGCGCCATCGCGGCGCTGTTCGGCGAGCGGGACGGCGAGACCAGGCTCTTCTACTGCGACCCCCGGCAGAGCCAGCAGAAGGGCGCGTGCGAGAAGAACCACGTGGAGATCAGGAAGCTGCTGCCCAAGGGCGCAGGGGCCAGGTTCGACCGGCTGACGGCGGCGGACTGCGCGCTGCTCATGTCGCAGGTGAACTCCGAGCCGAGGGGGGCGCTCGGGTTCCTGACGCCGGCGCGCGTGCTGCGGGCGGCCCTCGGGGAGGACGCCTCCGCCCTCATGGACGCGTTCGGGATAGAGGAGCTGGCGCCCGGCGAGCTCGACCTCACGCCCGGCTGCATCGACAGGGCCAGGGCCGCGAGGGGCGAGGGGCCGCTGGCGGGATAG
- the istB gene encoding IS21-like element helper ATPase IstB: protein MLRQVAKAAAVARDGPGEVDLSALGLHEMAASLPDYVRMVAAGERGFASAFEEMTRVEVAAREVRITNQRIRSSGFPYVKGLADFDWDFQPSVPRAEIEELATLRFVERAENVLFVGSPGVGKTHLAVALGIEAVRAGREVRFVDCARLVEDLEDASSRGILKKRLKYYAHSRLLIIDELGYLDVGSAGADLLFQLISTRYEQRSTIITADVGIGGWGRVFGDDVAASAIADRVCHHCHHCHLVKIAGRSYRLKDLPRDGPVKA, encoded by the coding sequence ATGCTACGACAGGTCGCCAAGGCCGCGGCTGTGGCGCGCGATGGACCTGGCGAGGTCGACCTCTCCGCGCTCGGGCTGCACGAGATGGCGGCGTCCCTGCCCGACTACGTGAGGATGGTCGCCGCGGGCGAGCGGGGCTTCGCCTCCGCCTTCGAGGAGATGACGCGCGTCGAGGTCGCCGCCCGGGAGGTCAGGATCACCAACCAGCGCATTCGGTCGTCGGGGTTCCCCTACGTCAAGGGGCTGGCGGACTTCGACTGGGACTTCCAGCCGTCGGTCCCGCGCGCCGAGATCGAGGAGCTCGCGACCCTGAGGTTCGTCGAGCGGGCCGAGAACGTCCTGTTCGTGGGGAGCCCCGGCGTGGGCAAGACGCACCTCGCCGTCGCGCTGGGCATCGAGGCGGTCAGGGCGGGGCGCGAGGTCAGGTTCGTGGACTGCGCCCGGCTCGTCGAGGACCTGGAGGACGCCTCGTCGCGCGGCATCCTCAAGAAGAGGCTCAAGTACTACGCCCACTCGAGGCTGCTGATCATCGACGAGCTCGGCTACCTCGACGTCGGCAGCGCGGGCGCGGACCTGCTGTTCCAGCTGATATCGACGCGCTACGAGCAGCGCTCGACGATCATCACCGCCGACGTGGGGATCGGCGGCTGGGGCAGGGTGTTCGGGGACGACGTGGCGGCGAGCGCGATCGCGGACAGGGTGTGCCACCACTGCCACCACTGCCACCTGGTCAAGATAGCCGGCAGGTCCTACAGGCTGAAGGACCTGCCGAGGGACGGACCCGTCAAGGCGTGA
- a CDS encoding relaxase/mobilization nuclease domain-containing protein, whose amino-acid sequence MTAIKQASVMSGEHLQNLKRYFDWDREKVLDHDTQHIIDEDRWFEEMDATREAAGHNRPGKQGARCTYMQHQVIGFNPDECSCNGGPMTPSRCMEYARDYIAKRYPNQEIVIVLHEERCRSDGSARFAAHLAINRTDLETGRRLNDGPARAAAKSRVRTVKELDTKYGLSQLERGLSNSKVHARQPGREEREMAKKGRSDKSENARVRAIVAQRAEEVGRLKSCPDRFGEFARRLESDGIEIARSKRGALQYRYHSESLGKTRKINGARLGYAVNRSTGRIMRFTARGIDLAIRAAWELAREGVDDERGRD is encoded by the coding sequence ATGACCGCAATCAAGCAGGCGAGCGTCATGAGCGGGGAGCACCTCCAAAACCTCAAGCGGTATTTCGATTGGGACAGGGAGAAAGTCCTGGACCACGATACCCAGCACATCATCGATGAGGATCGATGGTTCGAGGAAATGGACGCCACCCGGGAGGCGGCCGGGCACAACCGGCCCGGGAAGCAGGGCGCAAGGTGCACGTACATGCAGCATCAGGTGATCGGCTTCAACCCGGACGAGTGCTCCTGCAACGGCGGGCCGATGACGCCCTCGCGTTGCATGGAGTACGCGAGGGACTACATCGCCAAGCGCTATCCCAACCAGGAGATCGTGATTGTGCTGCATGAGGAGAGGTGCAGGTCGGATGGATCGGCCCGATTCGCCGCTCACCTCGCCATCAATAGGACGGACCTCGAGACTGGGCGGCGTCTGAACGACGGGCCGGCGAGGGCGGCGGCGAAATCCCGCGTGAGAACGGTGAAGGAGCTCGATACGAAGTACGGCCTGAGCCAGCTCGAAAGGGGCCTCTCGAACTCGAAGGTGCACGCGCGCCAGCCCGGTCGCGAGGAGCGCGAGATGGCAAAGAAGGGGAGATCCGACAAATCCGAGAACGCAAGGGTCCGAGCGATTGTCGCCCAGAGGGCAGAGGAGGTCGGGAGGCTCAAGAGCTGCCCCGACCGCTTCGGAGAGTTTGCAAGGCGGTTGGAATCGGATGGGATCGAGATCGCCCGATCCAAGCGGGGGGCGCTGCAATACCGCTATCACTCGGAGTCCCTCGGCAAGACGAGGAAGATCAACGGCGCGAGGCTCGGCTACGCCGTCAACCGCTCGACCGGGCGGATTATGAGGTTCACGGCAAGGGGAATCGACCTTGCCATACGGGCCGCGTGGGAGCTGGCTCGCGAGGGTGTGGATGACGAAAGAGGCCGGGACTGA
- a CDS encoding type IV secretory system conjugative DNA transfer family protein, which yields MVLVKEKVVMALVFAALLTAGFAPLIAIPLDCMILGFPIELSSIGFTLSVDNTIWWWINVGPHCVPGCLASFALFLSVFVLMQLSASSKERAADGGVLGEARVKTGPETIRGSEIWDGHGQPKSRGFVYGFEKTLFGSKYLFEPRRHMFLDGSTGAGKSRSLLIPTIDLLTYGADDGESRPQTIIVSDVKSELIELTGDELERRGYRVLLLDAQHPEKSDTFNPLEMVDRLANGGNLPGAEQAADAVARTLIAGEGDAKASHWTESARSLLAATILLVVLDEDCPRGCKHLATVYHIMCLGTEGAGEDPCEPLKGLFRSLPQGHPARSRASQFISSGGNELRSIVSTLKVNLRIYASAPIARMVSGDDIDPSRILSEKTALFLHVMDEGSPYNAIAAVLFEQLYAAVYSIADAAGGKLPRPVSILGDEWGNLPKVECLPSLLSLGRSYDLFWMGAVQNISQLNKYGERDGRKKILANCGVKVAMKLGEAEDRQYFTELVGKTTRHTMGTSSSRGPSGGTGSTSYSEHADDLIHPWEWTEMSPDKDGVIVVKTAENGVGREHAGCFRAPVCDCTRMPTKEHFDLGTREHEAAKRMEYQARLISRQMGREDGVDLWTPEFEEEAAEPPVADGWSGLFVD from the coding sequence GTGGTTCTCGTGAAGGAGAAGGTGGTCATGGCGCTGGTTTTCGCAGCGCTGCTTACCGCGGGGTTTGCGCCACTTATCGCCATTCCCCTCGATTGCATGATCCTCGGATTTCCAATCGAGCTGAGCTCGATCGGATTCACCCTGAGCGTGGATAACACCATTTGGTGGTGGATTAACGTGGGGCCTCATTGCGTCCCTGGCTGTCTCGCCTCGTTCGCGCTGTTCCTGTCGGTATTCGTGCTCATGCAGCTATCGGCTTCCTCGAAGGAGCGAGCCGCCGACGGAGGTGTACTTGGGGAGGCGCGGGTGAAAACGGGGCCGGAGACCATCCGGGGCTCGGAGATTTGGGACGGGCACGGACAGCCGAAAAGCAGAGGATTCGTGTACGGGTTTGAGAAGACGCTGTTCGGCTCCAAGTATCTGTTCGAACCGAGGCGGCACATGTTCCTCGACGGCTCAACGGGTGCCGGAAAATCAAGATCGCTGCTGATCCCGACAATTGATCTGCTGACGTATGGGGCGGATGACGGGGAATCGAGGCCGCAGACCATTATCGTGTCCGATGTGAAGAGTGAGCTCATCGAGTTGACGGGCGACGAGCTGGAGCGTCGCGGGTACCGGGTGCTTCTGCTGGACGCCCAGCATCCCGAGAAGAGCGACACGTTCAATCCACTGGAAATGGTCGATAGGCTCGCGAACGGGGGGAATCTGCCGGGGGCTGAGCAGGCCGCGGATGCCGTCGCCCGTACGCTCATCGCCGGGGAGGGCGATGCGAAGGCGAGCCACTGGACGGAATCCGCGCGGTCGCTGCTCGCCGCGACGATCCTTCTGGTCGTGCTGGACGAGGACTGCCCGCGGGGCTGCAAGCACCTCGCGACGGTCTACCACATCATGTGCCTGGGGACGGAGGGGGCCGGCGAGGATCCGTGTGAGCCGCTGAAGGGCCTGTTCCGTTCCCTGCCGCAGGGGCATCCGGCCCGCTCGCGTGCCTCACAGTTCATCTCGAGCGGCGGCAACGAGCTGAGGAGCATCGTTTCCACGCTAAAGGTCAACCTGAGGATCTACGCTTCGGCGCCGATTGCGCGAATGGTCTCGGGCGATGATATCGATCCGAGTAGAATCCTGAGCGAGAAGACCGCGCTGTTCCTCCACGTGATGGACGAGGGCTCCCCCTACAACGCGATCGCGGCGGTCCTGTTCGAGCAGCTCTACGCTGCCGTGTATTCCATCGCGGACGCAGCTGGTGGAAAGCTGCCGCGGCCGGTGTCCATCCTCGGCGACGAATGGGGGAACCTGCCGAAGGTCGAGTGCCTGCCTAGCCTTCTCAGCCTTGGGCGCTCGTACGACCTGTTCTGGATGGGCGCAGTCCAGAACATCTCTCAGCTGAACAAGTACGGCGAGCGCGACGGACGGAAGAAGATCCTGGCAAACTGCGGCGTCAAGGTCGCCATGAAACTGGGCGAGGCCGAGGACCGCCAGTATTTCACCGAGCTAGTCGGGAAGACGACGCGGCACACCATGGGAACCAGCTCGAGCAGGGGGCCTTCGGGCGGTACGGGGTCGACATCCTACAGCGAGCACGCCGACGACCTGATTCATCCTTGGGAGTGGACGGAGATGTCCCCCGACAAGGACGGCGTCATCGTGGTGAAGACCGCGGAGAACGGCGTGGGCAGGGAACATGCGGGGTGCTTCCGGGCCCCTGTCTGCGATTGCACGCGGATGCCGACGAAGGAGCACTTCGATCTGGGGACGCGCGAGCACGAGGCGGCCAAGAGGATGGAATACCAGGCCAGGCTGATATCAAGGCAAATGGGTCGTGAGGACGGCGTCGATCTCTGGACTCCCGAATTCGAGGAAGAGGCCGCGGAGCCGCCTGTTGCCGACGGATGGTCCGGCCTCTTCGTCGACTGA
- a CDS encoding plasmid mobilization protein, translating to MATIPYISRQLAGSPLRCLGEGEDWAHRSDAPNNFNLIKGAGPMRRPRSDWMVMTSMNTHINVRMSESQRKAIEEKAAAMNMPASSFMRDAALLCGEKPVRVADAGELAGIRTELKKIGTNLNQAVRALNTYGSDPVVLNNLNRATSIVSTAVGWVNDLLARARE from the coding sequence ATGGCGACCATACCGTATATATCTCGGCAGCTTGCCGGGAGTCCCCTTCGATGTCTGGGCGAGGGTGAGGATTGGGCGCATCGGTCAGATGCTCCAAACAATTTCAACTTAATAAAAGGGGCGGGGCCGATGCGTCGGCCCCGCTCGGATTGGATGGTTATGACTTCCATGAATACGCATATCAACGTACGGATGAGTGAGTCGCAGCGTAAGGCTATCGAGGAGAAGGCGGCGGCCATGAACATGCCGGCGTCCTCCTTCATGCGCGATGCCGCCCTGCTCTGCGGCGAGAAGCCGGTCAGGGTCGCCGACGCGGGGGAACTTGCCGGTATCAGGACTGAGTTGAAGAAGATCGGCACGAACCTCAACCAGGCGGTCCGCGCCCTCAACACCTACGGGTCCGATCCGGTCGTCCTCAATAATCTCAACCGGGCGACATCAATCGTCTCGACGGCGGTGGGCTGGGTCAACGACCTACTCGCCCGTGCGAGAGAGTAG
- a CDS encoding DnaB-like helicase C-terminal domain-containing protein, producing MPALNPMSVGLDETALRILKNRPLGHIEHGALDTILGGLRQYLCIVPGGPGTGKTTFMQQIADGWAIAGHPVVIFEGELGRDSMLAKSLTRISGGELTHDDMNGDGMSEDKRGLFEKVLDIYARSIAERMYIIPGEIKYAGMRKAIEEVADKHGEPPLVIVDYAQIVSLPQELRIADERIGLKLVASELRRIVDEAHCPLFAISSINRVNYDKQTTGLQAIGGCNMFEYSADLVMSLSIKGDKPEERNANMLLKKRPVIASITKNRYGSCGIVEFEFNAPAAMFTEIG from the coding sequence GTGCCGGCTTTAAATCCCATGAGCGTCGGCCTCGACGAGACCGCCTTGCGTATCTTAAAGAATAGGCCGCTTGGGCATATCGAACACGGTGCGCTGGATACTATCCTCGGAGGTCTTCGTCAATACCTGTGCATCGTCCCCGGCGGACCCGGTACGGGTAAAACAACGTTTATGCAGCAAATCGCCGACGGATGGGCCATTGCTGGCCATCCGGTGGTCATCTTTGAGGGCGAGCTCGGGCGAGACAGCATGCTCGCGAAGAGCCTCACCCGCATCTCGGGCGGCGAGCTCACGCACGATGATATGAACGGCGATGGCATGTCTGAGGACAAACGCGGGCTCTTCGAGAAGGTTCTCGACATTTACGCCCGCAGCATCGCCGAGCGAATGTATATCATTCCTGGTGAAATTAAATATGCCGGGATGCGAAAGGCAATCGAAGAGGTTGCCGATAAACATGGCGAACCGCCACTGGTTATTGTTGATTACGCGCAAATCGTCTCTTTGCCGCAGGAACTGCGCATTGCCGACGAGCGTATCGGTCTCAAGCTCGTCGCTTCCGAGCTCCGCCGAATCGTGGATGAGGCCCATTGTCCGCTCTTCGCTATCTCATCAATTAACCGCGTTAATTACGACAAGCAGACCACCGGGCTTCAGGCGATAGGCGGGTGCAACATGTTCGAGTATTCGGCAGATCTCGTTATGTCGCTTTCTATTAAGGGCGATAAGCCCGAAGAGCGTAATGCCAATATGTTGCTTAAAAAACGGCCCGTCATTGCTTCAATCACAAAGAACCGTTACGGTTCCTGCGGTATTGTCGAGTTTGAGTTCAACGCACCAGCAGCGATGTTTACCGAAATCGGCTAA
- a CDS encoding helix-turn-helix domain-containing protein, whose amino-acid sequence MIVEPEPYAAVQASTAVSSDSNLGHERLLGIAEVCKITGLSPVTASKMMKESGRAIALHRRIYILESSFFAYLHELEASEPCRL is encoded by the coding sequence ATGATTGTAGAGCCTGAACCGTACGCTGCCGTACAAGCATCAACTGCGGTTTCTTCTGATTCCAACTTGGGCCACGAGCGCCTTCTTGGCATCGCTGAAGTGTGCAAGATAACCGGCTTGAGTCCGGTTACGGCCTCGAAGATGATGAAGGAGAGCGGGCGCGCGATTGCGTTGCACCGCCGCATTTACATCCTTGAATCGAGCTTCTTTGCATACCTCCATGAATTGGAGGCGAGCGAACCGTGCCGGCTTTAA